AACAGAAAAGGCCCCAAAGTCTTGGAATATGTCAAATAGTAGATGTTTGCTTAAGAAAAATTTTCTATATATTCAAGAAAAGAAGCATATACGCAAATAACGTATTAAGATAGATGAGATCTTCTCAGATACTATCTTCAACCCTATGCTAGTTAGATGATCCCCTTTACAAAAACGATCGGTTACCGTTTATGGTTAGCGTGCGTAGCGGCAATTATCCTCCCGTTAGGGATTAACATTGTCCTACTTAACCTTAGGCAATACCGCACTACAGTTTCATCTGTTGCCGTAGCATTTAAAGAAAATGCTGCTTTTAAGGTGGATACCCTAATGCAAATAGTTCCCCTAAATGCCGATGTATTAGCGTTATTTTCTGAAGTTTTAGATCTTGATGAGGGAGTTCCCTCAGTTCCCAATGTTGAGCTTAGCAATGAGATGCAAAGAATGTTTAGCTCTACATATGAAGAAATCTCATTAATTAAACTTCTTCCTAACGGGGAAAAAATCGTTGTAGCCTCTAGCGTTCCTGAGCGCCTGGGAGAAAATTACCAAAATAAAATAAACATTCCTGCGACCTTACCATTTTCAGCACAATTTAAGCAGTCCGCTGAAAATCACGATGTTTTCTCAGTAATGCAAGCTAATATTTTTGATTCTGATACCCATGAGATTTTAGGAGTTCTTTATACCACTCATAACATAGAAGAATTCTTAAAAAACCTTCTTGTAAATACCCAGCCATTTTTCACTGTAAAAACAGCAATATTATCCAAAGATGGCATAATATTAAAATCTTCAGATCCCGCCCTAGATCTCCGTGCTATTTACCCCAATGTCACTAAAAAACAATTTTGTGACATTTTTATAAATGTGGATGACTGCCCTAAGGAAATTTCATTACAACCTATTCAGCTAACGCCATTACCTATAGATGAGGACTTCTTCTCATTTAAAAACAAAAATCAAAAAGTATGGAGCTACCTTGCAAAAGTTCCTAATATGGATATAAGCATACTCTCCTACGGCACAAAAACCGATCTCCTAGCGAACTTTTGGAAACGCGCTATGGTGTATTCTGCGTACTTTTCCTGTGTTTTGCTAGGAAGTATCGTTGCTTATCTCGTTGCAAAAAGGCTTTCCTTACCTATTCGCAAGCTCGCCACAGCAATGATACAAACTAGAGAAAATATTCCCGATCCTTATGTTGATGACTCCCTAGGATTTGAAGTAAACAGGTTGGGGCATATTTTTAATGCTATGGTACAAAGCTTAGCGCAACAGCAAACCCTAGCTCAGAAAAATTATGAAATAAAAGAAAATGCCCAAAATGCTTTGTATCTTGGAGAACAAGCGCAACAGCGTTTACTTCCCAATACACTTCCTAGTTACCCTCATGCAGAGCTAGCAAAAGCTTATATTCCTGCTATTACCGTAGGGGGAGACTTCTTTGATGCCTTTATCATTGGCGAAGGAGATAACGCTAAACTATTTCTCATTGTTGCTGATGCCTCTGGGAAAGGTGTTTATGCCTGCGGGTATTCCCTATTTTTGAAAAACATGCTCCGCACTTTCCTTTCGGAAAAGCCATCTATTAAAGAGGCTATAGAACAAACTTCCCTACTGTTTTACCAAAATACCGCTGATTCAGGAATGTTTGTTACCCTATGTGTATATAGCTATAGCTACAAAACAGGAATCGTAGAGTTTTACTCTTGTGGTCATAATCCTGCGTGTTATCTCTCCCCAACCGGAGAAGTATCTCTTCTTGCGCATCGCGGTATGGCTCTGGGATTCCTCCCTAACATTCCTGATCTCCCTACGGAAAGCTTTAAGCCTGATCCAGGCTCTCTTATTGTTCTATACTCTGATGGAATTACAGAAGCCCATAATAAAGCTTTTGAAATGTTTGGTGAAGAACGTTTAAAAAGCATCGTAAAAACCTTAACCGGGAAAAGCGCCGAAGAAGCCATGCACTCTTTAATGCTCGCTGTAAAAACTTTCGTAGGGAATAGCCATCAACATGATGATATCACCCTGCTGATTCTTAAAATATCGGACTCATGAAACAAAATTTTACCAAACGCATTTTGCTTTTTCTTTTTTTGGTAATTCCGATTCCTTTGATTCTGAATTTAGTTGTGCTATCGCTATTTTCTTTTTCAGCAGCAAAAAATAATCTTATTGGTAATCTTCATACTCATGCATCACACTTTAACCTGGAATTTGAAAAGAAACTCACAATCCATAAAATCTTCCTTAAAAGATTAGCAAATACGCTAGCTCTCAAAGCCTACTCATCATCTGAAGATTTTTATGTTCAAGCGTATCATGAGATGTTTGCTTTATCCGATACGGATTTTTCTTTGTGTTTAATTCCTTTAGTTAATGGAAATATAAAAACCAAAAATCCCCATGATCCCTTTATCCATTATTTAAAAACTCATCCTGAGTTAAAAAAGAAGCTAAGCATGTCCTCAGGGAAAGCTTGCCTAATCACGGTCCCTTCTGAAACCTCTCCGAATAATTACCTTGTAATTACCGAAGATATCGAAATATGGAACTCCCCGACTAATGCGGGACTTCTTGTAGGTTTTTACCCTATGCATTTTTTGCAAAAGGACCTATTTCGATCCTTACATCTTGCTGATGAGGATATCTGCCTACTAAATAAATATGGAGAGGTGCTTTTCTCTTCCAACCCGTTATTCTCTTCTGAAGTATTTTCTCTAAACATTCCTGATCTTCCGAAAATCACTCCTCGAACACATGCAACATCTATAGAAATAGCTCCTAAGATGCTCCAGGAGCAAAATCTCATCAGCGTAAAAATTAAAAACAAACGCTATTTAGGAATCGTTTTAAATAAGATTCCTATTCAAGGGACCTACACACTTTCTGTTGTTCCTCTTTCTACGCTTCTTAAAAAAGCTATTCGCCTACCTGTAAACGTGATTTTCTTTTACGCACTAGCGTTTATTCTTATGGGATGGATACTTACAAAAATAAACAAACGATTAAACCAGCCTATTCAAGAGCTGACCACATGCATGGAAGCTGCATGGCGAGGAAACCATAACATACGCTATGAACCACGACCTTACGGATACGAAATCAATGAACTGGGAAACATCTTTAATTGCACTTTACTACTACTACTTAACTCTAGAGAAAAAGCAGAAATCGAAGACATCTCAGGAAATAAACTACAAAAAGAGCTGGCTATTCTCTCTTCTTTACAACAAACATTACTAAGCCCTGACTTTCCAGATTTTCCGAATATCACCTTTATTTCTAAGCACCTACAAGGTGCTCAGCTATCGGGACACTTCTATGGTTGGAAAGCGTCAACGTCAGATCATAGCTTGATAGGTGTTGTAGGACTCGCCGGAGATATAGGCCTGCCTTCTTATCTCTATGCTTTATCAGCACGCAGCTTATTTCTCGCCTACGCGAATATATTTCCCTCTTTAGAGAAAATAGGCACAGCTACATATGAAACCTTTGGGAAAACCACAGAAGGAGACGAAGCTACTGTCTCTATGACATTTATTCGGTATCTTTCTACAGAAGCCTCTTTAGAACTTTTCTCTGTAGGGAATACCCCTCCTGTTGTTTTCTTAAAACGACAGGAAACATTTTCTCGGCTACACCCTCCAGTGTCGCAAAAAATACAATCTGGGGATGTTCTCGTATGCATTACGGGAAATAACGAACTTACTGACTATCTTATGCGCTTACCCATTGAAGAACTTCTTAAAGATCCTTTAGCACCTCTAAATTCCGACAATTTTGTAGAAACCCTTACAGAAATGCTCAATAAAGAAACACAATCACAAATAGATGGAACTCTAAGTTTCCTCAGTTTTACTAACATCTAAGTTGTTACAGGTGATACTCACACACCCCGCCTCAACAGGAATTTTCCCCAGCCATAAAAGTAAAGCAGAAATAACGACCACTAAAACGCCTACGATAGTTCCTACGGAAGCTATCGTCATAAACAATGGTGAGGTAACCGTTAAACTGACTAAAACTAATGCGATTCCAATAACTACAAAAGCGATAAAGCACTTTTGCACCTTAGAAAGTTTCTTCTCATGGTTTTGCACCCACTGCACACACGAAGGGCATATTGACTGCAGGCTTGTTTGTATTTTCATCTAAAATGACTCTAGTAAAATTCAAGGCAAAGATTTTACTCATAAACTGGTTTTATGACAAAATTAGAAAACCGCCTCACCGGTATTTGTGAAAGGTTTTTAGCAAAATTTTTTTTGATTTTTAAGACAAAAAAGCTTTTGTTCAATCCTATTCGTACTGATACAGATAGCATCTTATATTCAGGATTGTTGTTCTTTCACCTAGGAATAGCTTGCTGACAGAAACCAAGAATTCATGCTAAGAAATGGGAAAAGCCTTTAGTTTCCCTTATGTCGCGCCTGGATTTTTTTGTTTTTGATTCCTTAGTTCTTAAGCAAAAGCATAATGAACTAGAAGAAATTTTCTGTTCTGAAAATGACGAGTTATTTCGTGCTTATCAGACGACGTCTCTACAATCTCCCCTAGCGGCGAAAAATATTACCATAGCGAGAAATACCGCAGAATATATCCTCACAGAAAATGGAGAAATAGACACTACAAAAGTTGTTAAAGCTATCGAGCATATAACACAATGTCTCTATCCCCTTGGTCCTCATAGACACAACGAAGCCAAACCTAGAGAACATCTCTTAAATATGCTTCAGGCCATCAAACAAGAATCAGAAATTAAAGAGAGAATCAGAAAGCTCTTTGTTCCCTCATATAAGATCATTCAAGATCTTATTCGCAATACTATAGCCCTTCCTCCTGAGGTTATATTAACACCCATTCACGTTCGTCAGGCAGCCCTCACTGCTTTATTTTGCTATCTCCGTCAAGACGTAGGATCTTGCTTTGCAACAGCATTTGCTATCATTATCCATCAAGAATATCCCTTACGGTTTATAAAAGACATCGATGATCTATTAACATCTGGAAAGATTACTAGATTTGTCGGCACGAGAGAAGTTTCCGTACCTATGAACCTATCAGGATGCATAGGAGAGCTATTTAAACCCTTAAGAATTTTAGATTTACATCCTGATCCTATAGCGAAGCTTTCAGCCTCTCCAGGGCTACAAAAGGCATTTGTAGCTGCAGGAGTTGTAGATACTTTAGATGATCCTCAAGTGCGTGTTCAGCAACTTCTTGCTCATGAGCATCTCATGAACAAGCTTCGCTATGTTGATGAGACAATAACCGCTAACGAAATTATTTCCAGTACTCTCCTACATCATTACCAAATTACGCAAAATTCTGTACGAGCTACTCTCTATCAAGAGGGTTTCTATAGTAAAGAACAGGTATTTTTCTCCGCGGAACATTCCCATAAGCTCTCACAAACGCAAAAGGTTTATGGTTATCTCACTGCTTATGAAGAAGCTAAATCGGCATTTATTAGCGACACGCAAAATCCCTTATTAAAATCTTGGGAATATACACTAGCGACTCTCTCGGACTCTACCAGCTCTTCAACTCTGAATCATATTCGCATAGCTCTAGGATGGGATGAGAAAGATGTTCACGGTATGGTTCATATTATCAAAGAGTTCATAGAAGAAGAGGTGCAAAATAGCCGAGAACTCATAGAAAAATGTGAGCAAACATATAACGAAGCTCGTGTGCAGCTGGAATATATTGAAAGCAGAATGAGAAACCCTCTAAATGAGCAGGATAACAAAATCCTTCTCATGGACCACATCCGTTTTCGCCAAGAGTTAAACCAAGCTCTCTATGATTGGAATGCCTCTCAGGAAAAAGCAAAAAAACTCTTAGCTCTTCCCGATTTCCTACTATCCTTTTACACGAAAGTCATTCCCGAGTATTTCCGCAGTTCTTACGATGCTTTTATTCAAGAATTCTCCCATCTCTATACCGATGCCCCTGCAGGATTTCGTGTATTATTCACTCATGGAAGATCCCATCCAAATACATGGTCTCCTATCTACTCCATAAATGAGTTTATCAAATTCCTCTCGGAATTCTTTTCCTCTACCGAGGTAGATCTTCTTAGCAAACATGGCGTCTTAGGAATAGAAAAAGAGACCTCATCGCTTATTTATCGGATTATTTCTGCGCTTCATACCAACTCTTTCCAAGAAGGCGCTCTAACAAGAATATTACAGGCTTATCAGCAACCTGTTCCCCCCTCGATTTTAAATAATCTCGATAAGGTTTCCCACACACCCTGGGTATATGTCTCCGGAGGAACCGTAGATTCTTTAATTCATGATTACTTTGAAAATACCGAAGAGCTAACGCAAGTTGAAAAGCATGCTGAAAATGCCCATGAATTAGCAGCTTTCTTTTCAGACGCTTTAAAAGATCTTCCTACTGCGGTAAAGAGCTACTTAGAAGATGGCTCGCACTCATTAATAACCTCTTCTCCTACGCATGTATTTTCCGTAATTGCGGGTTCTCCATTATTTCGAGAAGCATGGAATAATGATTGGTATAGTTATACTTGGTTGCGTGACGTTTGGGTAAAAGATCATCAAGATTTCCTAGCGGATACTGTTCTCAATCAACAGGGAATTTATACATTTATAGAAAGGTTTTGCACAAAGTATAGCCTTCAAGATGTCGCTCTAGATTTTCATGATTTTTGTTCTGATCATTCGCTGATGCTTCCTGAACTCTATGACAAAGCCTCTAGGTTCCTTCAGGAAGTGTTGCCAAAATCTGAAACAATATTTGCCCTATATCAACGACGTTTAGCTCATAAAATAGTTCAGGATATTCCCTATACTTCTGAACAGCAGCTCCCCGACGTTTTAGATAATGTCAGCTCTTACTTGGGAATATCCTCACGCTTAGCTTACGAAAAATTCCAAAAGTTAATAGAAAAGTTCATTCCAAAATTATCATTATTATCTTCTGGAGAAATTCGGCATCTTTTTAAAGGGCTGCTAATGGAAAGCTATCAGCGTCTATATTTTGAAGAGGATATGTTTTTAAGGTTAGCGACAGCTATGCGTCATCATCGCTTAGCATATCCTGCACCTTTGTTATTTGGAGATAGCAACTGGGCATACAGCTACTTTGGCTTTATTTTGCATCCAGGAACTCAAGAAATAGATCTTTGGCAATTTAACTATGCGGGCTTGCAAGGCTACCCCTTGGAAAATATTCATGAGCAGCTTTCTGTTCAACAACCTTGGACTCTCTATGCCAATCCTATAGACTATGGAATGCCTCCGCCTCCAGGATACCGCAGTCATATGCCTAAGGGATTCTTTTAGCTCTTAGGATTCTTTTTCTTTCTTTTGAAAATAGCTCGAAACAGAGCTTTTAAGGAATATTTAGAGATTTCTCTTCCCATAGCAGAAATACTTTCTGTTAATGGGAGTTTTTTCGGGCATACACGAACGCAGTTATGAGCCTGACCACAACCTCCTATTCCTTTTTTACCCATAAGAACTTTTAAGCGTTTTGTAGATTGCTTATCACCAGGATAAGTATTAAACAAGCGTGCTTGAGAAATAGCTGCTGGCCCAATAAACTCATTATGATCATTAATTTGGGGACAGGCTTCCGTACAACATCCGCACGTCATACACATCGATAATGCATACATAAGCTCTTGTTCTTCTTGGGACACTTTCTCTCCGAAAGTTTCCCCTTCGGTATTGGTAGCTATCCATCCTTGAATTTTCTGTAAATTATCAAACATAACAGCACGATCTACAATAAGATCCCGAATCAAAGGGAACTTTGTTAAGGGAGCGAGAGTAATCTCTCGCGATCCTGTTGCTGTAATGTACTCATGAATAAGAGCTGTACACGCTTGTCTAGGGACACCATTAACTAATAAAGAACAGGAACCACAAACCTCTTCTAAGCATCCTTGTTCCCAAACAACGGGATTTACTGTTTCTCCGAGAGTATTTACAGGACGCTTTTCGATTTCCATAAGAGCGCTAATTACATTCTCCCCAGGATGCAACACTAACTCAAAACTTTCCCAATATTGTTTTCCAGGGGTGCCCCGATAAATTTTCAATATAAAAGTCTCAGGAATATCCATAGTCATCTCTTTTTATTTATATAGGCAAACGAATGTTGTCAGGAACATTCGTAAACTCTATTTTCCCTGTGGAAGATTTTGTATAATCTCGTAATGTAGGCTGCACATGGCGGGTATCTACAGGTGCGTAGGTAATCTCAGGCTCTTCGGGAGCATAAGATGCTAATGTTGTTTTTAACCAATGTTCATCATCACGTTTTGGAAATTCTTCTTTATAATGAGAACCACGAAATTCATCACGTAAAAGAGCCCCTTTAGTAATTGCTAATGCCAATTCTATCATGGGTCCCATCTGACGTACAAAATGGAACGTTTTATTAGCAAATTGTGAAGAATCGTGCACAGAAACCCTCTGTAATCTCTCTCTAAAGACTTTTAGTTGATCTAATGTTTCCCTAAGATCCTTATTATTTCTCTTTACGGTGACATTTCTAACCATAACATTCGCAATATCCTCGTGTAATACAAAAATATTTTCTCCACCACGTCTAGAAAGTAAAAGAGCATTTTCTTCTTTTTCTTGTTGAAGAGCGTCTGAAAAATCTGTTGATGTTGTCTGACAAGAACCAAATGCTGAAATAAAACGCGCGGCTTCATCTCCAGCTACAAGCCCTGCAAATAAACATGATAATAGAGAATTTGCTCCTAAACGATTTGCTCCATGATAAAGGAAATCTGACTCCCCACAGTTAAAACATCCGGGGATATTCGTCATCTGACGAAAGCGGCTATCACGATCAGGATCATCAGCAGCAGGCCAATCTACCCAAGCTCCCCCCATAGAATAATGCACAGCAGGGAAAATTCTCATAGGTTCGCAATCAGGATCTTCCCCTGTAAACTTCCTATAGATATCTAAAACCACCTCTAGCTTATGTCGTGTAGCCGCAGGCAGGTGGGTAACGTCTAAATAGACTTCCATACGTCCGTCTATACCTAATCCTGCTTCGCAAACTTGTAAGATAGCACGAGCTCCTACATCACGACTGACTAGGTTACCATAGGCAGGATACATATCTTCTAAGAAATACCAGGGTTCTCCTGTATTCCCACAAGGGCGTTGAGAACCATCTGGAAATGTTATCGTTTTTGAAGAGTCCCCTGGAACCCACACGCGGCCACCTTCACCACGAACAGATTCTGAAATTAGCCGTAACTTATCAATTCCAGGAATCGCTGTAGGATGAATCTGTATAAACTCGGGATTAGCATAAGCCATTCCCTGTAAAAATAATCGTCCATTTGCAGCTCCTGTGCAAAATGTCGAATTTGTAGACATTTTGAAAATCACTCCGGGTCCTCCGGTAGCGAAAATAACAGCGTCTCCTTTAAGAACTTCTAAGCGATTATTAAATAAATTCATTAATACGATTCCACATGCTCTTCCAGAGCTGTTGGTAATCAATCGTATGAACTCATGATTTTCGTATTTACTAATTCTACCTTGGCTTTCACGACGACGTACTTGCTCGTCTAAAGTATACATCAGTTGTTGACCTGTAGAAGCCCCGCAAAATACCGTACGGTGATATAGGGTTCCTCCGAACCTGCGAACATCCAAATTCCCATTAGGAGTACGATTAAAAGGACATCCGAAATTATCTAGCATTCTGATAATTCTAGGTGCTGCTAAACACATTTCTAAAATAGGAGGTTGATCTCCTAAAAAATCTCCGCCTTTTATTGTATCGTAAGCATGTATATAGGGGGAGTCTTCCTCTTCAGGTTTAAGATTAAGAGCAGCATTTATTCCTCCTTGAGCACACACAGAATGGGATCTTTTTACTTTCGTTAATGATACTAAATCGACACGAACACCATTATCTGCCAATTTCATAGCTGCTGACAATCCTGCTAATCCACCACCAACTACAATTACACTACTCTGTCCTTCCATACTCTTATGCCACGCTATATAAATTCCAAATCAAACTAATTCCCATGGCGGAAACAACAACCATGGCAAAATAACACAAATTGCGTAAAAGAGCTTGTAAACGCAAAGATATAACTACTCCCCACCGAGAACAAAATGTCCATAAGCCATTAAAACCGTGAAATGCCGCAGCAATCACAAGTATTGTGTAAAAAATAGCCATCCATAAGGATCCTAAGGAATCCCTAACGATATAAAGAAAAGCTGTGCCTACATTAGGTGTAAGCAGATAACTATGACGTTCCGACAGCCTTTCCACCTCGCTACCTTCAAGATCATCAATATCCAAACGAATAGTTTCCATTTTAGGATCTGAGAAATTTATAGTAAAAAAACCTCGAGTACCACGAACTATTGCTTGGTAACGTGCCGTGTCAAT
This window of the Chlamydia sp. BM-2023 genome carries:
- a CDS encoding SpoIIE family protein phosphatase, with the translated sequence MIPFTKTIGYRLWLACVAAIILPLGINIVLLNLRQYRTTVSSVAVAFKENAAFKVDTLMQIVPLNADVLALFSEVLDLDEGVPSVPNVELSNEMQRMFSSTYEEISLIKLLPNGEKIVVASSVPERLGENYQNKINIPATLPFSAQFKQSAENHDVFSVMQANIFDSDTHEILGVLYTTHNIEEFLKNLLVNTQPFFTVKTAILSKDGIILKSSDPALDLRAIYPNVTKKQFCDIFINVDDCPKEISLQPIQLTPLPIDEDFFSFKNKNQKVWSYLAKVPNMDISILSYGTKTDLLANFWKRAMVYSAYFSCVLLGSIVAYLVAKRLSLPIRKLATAMIQTRENIPDPYVDDSLGFEVNRLGHIFNAMVQSLAQQQTLAQKNYEIKENAQNALYLGEQAQQRLLPNTLPSYPHAELAKAYIPAITVGGDFFDAFIIGEGDNAKLFLIVADASGKGVYACGYSLFLKNMLRTFLSEKPSIKEAIEQTSLLFYQNTADSGMFVTLCVYSYSYKTGIVEFYSCGHNPACYLSPTGEVSLLAHRGMALGFLPNIPDLPTESFKPDPGSLIVLYSDGITEAHNKAFEMFGEERLKSIVKTLTGKSAEEAMHSLMLAVKTFVGNSHQHDDITLLILKISDS
- a CDS encoding regulator of sigma subunit; its protein translation is MKQNFTKRILLFLFLVIPIPLILNLVVLSLFSFSAAKNNLIGNLHTHASHFNLEFEKKLTIHKIFLKRLANTLALKAYSSSEDFYVQAYHEMFALSDTDFSLCLIPLVNGNIKTKNPHDPFIHYLKTHPELKKKLSMSSGKACLITVPSETSPNNYLVITEDIEIWNSPTNAGLLVGFYPMHFLQKDLFRSLHLADEDICLLNKYGEVLFSSNPLFSSEVFSLNIPDLPKITPRTHATSIEIAPKMLQEQNLISVKIKNKRYLGIVLNKIPIQGTYTLSVVPLSTLLKKAIRLPVNVIFFYALAFILMGWILTKINKRLNQPIQELTTCMEAAWRGNHNIRYEPRPYGYEINELGNIFNCTLLLLLNSREKAEIEDISGNKLQKELAILSSLQQTLLSPDFPDFPNITFISKHLQGAQLSGHFYGWKASTSDHSLIGVVGLAGDIGLPSYLYALSARSLFLAYANIFPSLEKIGTATYETFGKTTEGDEATVSMTFIRYLSTEASLELFSVGNTPPVVFLKRQETFSRLHPPVSQKIQSGDVLVCITGNNELTDYLMRLPIEELLKDPLAPLNSDNFVETLTEMLNKETQSQIDGTLSFLSFTNI
- the sdhB gene encoding succinate dehydrogenase iron-sulfur subunit — translated: MDIPETFILKIYRGTPGKQYWESFELVLHPGENVISALMEIEKRPVNTLGETVNPVVWEQGCLEEVCGSCSLLVNGVPRQACTALIHEYITATGSREITLAPLTKFPLIRDLIVDRAVMFDNLQKIQGWIATNTEGETFGEKVSQEEQELMYALSMCMTCGCCTEACPQINDHNEFIGPAAISQARLFNTYPGDKQSTKRLKVLMGKKGIGGCGQAHNCVRVCPKKLPLTESISAMGREISKYSLKALFRAIFKRKKKNPKS
- the sdhA gene encoding succinate dehydrogenase flavoprotein subunit, giving the protein MEGQSSVIVVGGGLAGLSAAMKLADNGVRVDLVSLTKVKRSHSVCAQGGINAALNLKPEEEDSPYIHAYDTIKGGDFLGDQPPILEMCLAAPRIIRMLDNFGCPFNRTPNGNLDVRRFGGTLYHRTVFCGASTGQQLMYTLDEQVRRRESQGRISKYENHEFIRLITNSSGRACGIVLMNLFNNRLEVLKGDAVIFATGGPGVIFKMSTNSTFCTGAANGRLFLQGMAYANPEFIQIHPTAIPGIDKLRLISESVRGEGGRVWVPGDSSKTITFPDGSQRPCGNTGEPWYFLEDMYPAYGNLVSRDVGARAILQVCEAGLGIDGRMEVYLDVTHLPAATRHKLEVVLDIYRKFTGEDPDCEPMRIFPAVHYSMGGAWVDWPAADDPDRDSRFRQMTNIPGCFNCGESDFLYHGANRLGANSLLSCLFAGLVAGDEAARFISAFGSCQTTSTDFSDALQQEKEENALLLSRRGGENIFVLHEDIANVMVRNVTVKRNNKDLRETLDQLKVFRERLQRVSVHDSSQFANKTFHFVRQMGPMIELALAITKGALLRDEFRGSHYKEEFPKRDDEHWLKTTLASYAPEEPEITYAPVDTRHVQPTLRDYTKSSTGKIEFTNVPDNIRLPI